In Candidatus Binatia bacterium, the genomic stretch ACCGTGATCTGCGAGATGATGGGTGTCCCCGTGGCCGATCGTGCGCGCTTCACCGAATGGACCTCCGCAGCGACGCACCTGCTGGCGGCGCTGCTGGCCGATCCCGAAGTCGTCGCGCGCGGCGTAGACGCGGCGGGCAAGCTCAGCGCCTATTTCACGGACCTGATCGAAGACCGGCGCCGCAATCTCGGCGAGGACATTCTCAGTGACATGATCCGGGCCGAAGAAGGCGGCGACCGACTGAGCCCCGAGGAGCTGCTGTCGCAGTCGATCGGCCTGCTGATCGCCGGCTTCGAGACGACGATCGGCTTGATCGGCAACGGCGTGCTCGCGCTGCTTCGCAATCCCGGCGAGCTTGCGGCCCTCGAATCCGATCCTTCGCTGATCACGGGTACCGTCGAGGAATGCCTTCGCTACGATGGGCCGATCCTGCTGACCATTCGCATCACGCGCGAGGAGTCGCGCTACGGGAACAAGACGATTCCGGCCAACGTCCCGGTGATGTGCCTTCTCGGCGCGGCAAACCACGATCCGGCACGCTTTGCCGACCCGGACCGCTTCGACATCCGCCGCCGCGACAACGACCACCTGGCATTCGGCGGCGGCATGCATTTCTGCTTGGGCGCGCACCTTGCGCGCATGGAGACCCGGGTCGCGATCGGCGGCCTGGTGCGTCGCATCCGCGGCCTCGAGCTCGTCGGAGAGCCGCGCTGGGGAACCTCGTTGTTCCGCGTGCTCGGCAGCCTGCCGGTGGGGTTCGCGGGGCCGCGCTGAGCGTCGGACGATGAAACCGACCGGCGCCAGCTAAATGGGGCAAACGGCTTGCGAGAGCTGTGCCGCAGGCCACGTTTCGGCCTTGTGCAGCCCCTGGGGATCCTACATGGACGATCCTCGATTGCCGGTCAGCGCTCCAGTCGTGGGTAGCTGGCGATCCTTTCACTGAGTATCTGTTGCGGCACGGGCACCGGCGTTGCGAGGCTCGAGGTCGAAAAAAGGGGACGGGAAAATGTATCAAATCTTCGTCAGGAAACTTCGGACGTCGCACGCAGGTGGTCTGGCCTGCTGCTGCCTGACCACGCTGATGCTCGCGGCTTCCATCGGTCCGGCGATCGCATCGACGTCTCCTGCAGTGACTTGTCGAGCGACCAAGCTCGGTGACGTCGGCAAGTATGCATCAGGTCTGATGGCCTGCTCCGCCAAGGCGGCGTCGACTGGATCCGCGGTCGATTCGGTTTGTACCGGCAAGAGTCAGACGAAGCTCGAAGGCGGATTCACTTCCGCCGACGCCAAGTCGCCCCCGTCGTGCAACGGTGTCGCCGCGACGACGGAGGCAGTTCTGGACACGATGGCAACGAACCTCGCAGGGACTATCCCAGTGCCGCCGACGGGTGGAACGTGCGCGTCCCAGGAACTCAAGGGTTCCGGCAAGTTTGCCGCGGCGCTCTTGAAGGCGCACGCCAGCGACATCAAGTCGCACGACGCGACCAAGCTTTCGACCGCGATCGACAAAGCACGAAGCCTGCTCTCGACCGCTTTCTCGAAAGCCGAGGGGCTTGGTGGCTGCGCGACGGGACAGTTGGATCCGAGCCGGACTGCGATCGAAGCCGCGGTCGCCGCAATCGTGGCGTGCATCGGCAGCGAGAGCGTTTGTGTCGAAACGAGCCAGAGCGCCGGCGGCGGCGACACGGTGAGCACCGATCCGTCGAATGCCGGGGCAAGTGCGGCCATACCGGTGACGAGCAGCGTCGAGACGCCCAACCCGGGCGTGGTCCAGTTGCGCGTAACGGATGTAACCGATGCGCCGCCGTCAGGATACGCGGTGCTCTCACACCAGGTAGATGTGACTGCACCCGATGCAACCACGACGGCACCGCTCGTCCTGACTTTCGTCGTGGACAGTTCGGTGCTGCCGGCCGACCCGAACACGGTAACGCTCACCCGCAATGGCGTGGCGATTCCGGATTGCACCGGGCCGGCGGGCCAGGCTGTTCCCGATCCCTGCCTGCAGTCGCGCACGGTGCTTCCGAGCGGAGACCTCCAGCTGGTCGCGCTCTCGTCCCATGCCAGCACGTGGACACCGGTTCAGATTCTGCCTTGCCCGACCGCAATGCAGTGGACATTGCGGGCAGACACCGCGGCGATCGATCGAGCGACGGAGATCGATCTCGGCTGGAAAGGCTTTTTCCACAATATGGACCCGGTTGATGGATCGAGTGTGGGCTTTGCCCTGGACTGCGGTTCGGCTACGCCTCCGAACTGCGGCGCGTGCACGATTACCGGATACGATCCGGTTACCGAGGTCCTGCGTTGCGAGAACGATTCGCGCGTCACGTGTGACCAGCCTGGTGCCAGCGACGCCGTCCACTGCGGCGGTAATTTTTGCGATCGCTACACGACGCCGCCGACGCCGATGGTCCCCGCGGGGACTCCTATTTGCACTTACCGGCGTGCGAACACCCAAGCCTCGGGGACCTGGGATCCCGTCGCCGGGCAGGGCGCCGTGACGATGGTGGAGCGAATGTTCATCTTCACCGGCAGCTTCCAGCAGCCCTGTCCCATCTGCATCGGTGATCCCACGCCGAACGACGGAGTGCGGGGTGGCACCTGCAGTGGCGGCCCCTCCAACGGCCTTACGTGTGACGACAACGGCAGCGACCCGAGCTATCCAACCGGTGGCGGATCGACCAGCTACGATTGCATGCCGCCTTTCGGTGCCAACATCGTCGGAAGCGGATTGCCTCTTGTGCGTACGGAGACAACCGGCACGGCAACGCTGTCATCGGGACTCCCTTGCAGCGCACCCAACAACTCGGAGTTCTGTCCGTGTGAAGCGTGCTCGGGCGATCCTTCGGTGCCGTGTTCGGCGGACTCGCAGTGCGCGGCGCTGGGTGACGGAACCTGTTCGGACTTCACAGGCGGGGACCCGGTGCAACCGAACAACTGCAGCGACGGCAACTGCGTCGTGGACGGGCAGGGAGAGGGAACATGTGGCATGCTGAGTGACAATGACCACTACTGTGACGCTCACGTTGAAGAGGATGGCAAAGGAATCTACGCCTGCAACACCAACATGGACTGCGCGGCGCTCCATCCCATCGTGGCCGGCAACTGTACAATTTCTCAGCCGCATCCGTGTTTCGGCGCGACGATCCAGGCGAGCGGAATACAGGACACCGCGAATCCCCGCACCGTGGCAGCGTTCTGCGTGGCGCCGTCAAGCAACGGCAGCGTGAATTCGGCCACGGGACTGCCGGGTCCAGCCCGCTTGCGAAGCGATTGGAACGTGACCTATTCCACGAACTGATCGTCTCGGCTCCGCGTCGGTCTTGGCTTTGGCCGGGACCGACGCGAAGAGCCCGAGAACTTACCTGAAAAAGGCAAGTAGGTCTGGATCTCGGTCGAGCCCTCGCGGCATAGATCCACTCTGCGCCGCGGGCCGCCGCAGGCCCGCGCAACGACCGACGGCTTCGCCCGGAACCGGATGTTTTCCAAATCGGAATAACCGGACATTGGCCTCCGGAAACGCCCGGTCAACGTCTGATAAGATATATTATGTAAACCAGGCTACGGCGTCTTCCGGGTCCACATCCGCGTGGCTTTCCAGGGGCCTCCACCTCTGCCCGGCCTCGGATCCCCGTCCGCTCTGGCCATCGGTAGTGGCCTTGGGTAATTCGACGGCCGTGGCGCTCGAAGTCTGGACGCTCGGTGTCGGTCTTCCGAAAGTTGCGGCGCGCCAGGCGGTCGCGGCCGAGCGCGCCGGCTTCGACGGCTTTGCGGTCGTCGATTCGCAGAACCTTGCGGGCGATCCCTACGTCGCGCTCGCGCTGGCGGCCCACGCAACCGAACGGATCAAGCTCGCCACCGGAGTCACCAATCCCCTGACTCGGCACGCCGCCGTGACCGCATCGGCCATCGCGACGGTCCAGGCCGAATCCGGAGGCCGCGCCGTGCTCGGCATCGGCCGTGGCGATTCGGCCCTGGCCCATCTCGGGCTGGCGCCTGCCGCGGTGCCGGTCTTCGAGCGCTATCTCGCGCAGCTCCAGGTCTATCTTCGCGGAGACGGCCTCGCGCTTGCCGATGCGGCATCGCAGATCGTCGGCGCGCCGGCGCTCGAGACGCTGGGTCTTGCCGGAGCGCCGCCCGACAGCCGCCTTCACTGGCTGCGACCGACGCTGAAGAAGGTTCCGGTCGACGTCGCGGCCACCGGTCCGAAGGTCATCGCGGCGGCGGCGCGCCATGCCGAGAGCATCACGTTTGCGGCCGGCGCCGATCCGGCGCGCCTGCGGTGGGCGATCGATACGGCACGCGCTGCGCGTGTCGCAGCCGGGCTGGATCCTGCCACTCTCGGGCTCGGCGCCTACGTCAACGTCGTCGTCCATCGCGATGCACGCGAGGCGCTGCGGCTTGCCGAAGGAGGACTGGCCTCGTTCGCGCGCTTCTCCGTAATGCACGGTCACGTGCGCGGCCCGGTGGACGACAAGCAGCGCGAAGTGCTCGAAAGCGTGCACCGCGCCTATGACATGCGTCGCCACACGATGACCGGTACGCCGCAGGCCGCAAAGCTCACCGAAGATTTCGCGACGAGCTTCGCCGTGCTCGGACCGGGCGATGCGTGCATCCGGCGCCTGAGGGAGATCGCTGCGCTCGGAATACAGAAACTGGTCGTGATCGGCCCTTCCGCCAATGCCGATGCGGCCGAGGCTTCGGCGGCCTCGGCACGTTTCACGACCGAAGTACTTCCAGCGCTGCGCTGAGCGCGAACGCGCGCCCAAGGTGTCGAATGCCGGTGGTGCTCAGGTTCCCGTGAGCATGCGACTGCGGCTGCTCTGGGTCCGGCCCAGCGTGAATCGGAACGTCGCTCCCGCATCGGGCACCGCCTCGGCCCATACCGCGCCGCCGTGGAGCTCGACGATGCGTCGCACGATCGACAGCCCGACGCCGCTGCCCTCGTAGCCGTCGTCCGGATGAAGGCGGCGGAACACGTCGAACATTTCTTCGCACCGTTGCATCGAGAAACCGATGCCGTTGTCGTGCACGCTCCACGTGTCCACGCCTGCATCGCTCTCGCACGCAACCTCGACGCGGGCCGGCCGCCGGTCGCGGCTGAACTTGACCGCATTGGCAATCAGGTTGACGAACACCTGCCGCAGCAGCGTGGAGTCGGCCTGGCAGTGCGGCAGATTTCCGACGACCACCTCGACCGCGCCTTCGGGCGTGGTCGCCAGCAGCTCGTCGAGCACTTCGCGCACCAGCGCGCCGGTATTCACGCTCTGGACGTGCAGCGCGGCCTGACCCACCCGCGAGAGCTCGAGCAGGTCGTCGATCAGAGCCTCCATTCGCCGGGTCGCGTCCGTGATGCGGCGCAAGTATTCGCCCGCTTCGCCGGCCAGCGCCGCACGGTGCTCGGAAGCGAGCAGCCCTGTGAATCCGGCGATGCTGCGCAGCGGAGTGTGCAGGTCGTGGGATACGGAATGGATGAAGAACTCGAGGTCGCGGTTGGCGGTGGCGAGCTGGCTCGTGCGCTCGGCGACACGTGCCTCGAGCTTCTCGTTCAGGCTCTCGATCTCGCGCCGCGCCTGGGCAATCTCGGTTACGTCCTGCGTAGTGCCGATCAGTCGCGGCAATCCCTCGGCGACGCCGGCACGCTCGGCACGCGTGTGCACGATCCCTTCGCTGCCGTCGCGGCGCCGGCTCCTGTACTCGACCGAATACGGCACCCCGTCCTCGATCGCGCCGCGCACCGCTTCAAGGACGCGGTCGCGGTCGTCGGGATGAATGAGTCCCGCGAAGATCCCCATCGACGGATGCACCTCTCCCGGTTCCAGACCGAAGATGCGGAAGCACTCGTCGGAGCAGCGCATGTCGCGTTCGTCGCCGGCCTTCCAACCGCGCAGGTCGAGCTCCCAGCTTCCGACGTGCGCGATGCGCTGCGAAGACTCCAGGTGCAGGCGGTTCTCGCGCAGCTCGATCTGGTCGCGACGGATTTCCGTCAAGTCGGTGAGAACGACGACGACGCCGCGTACCCGGCCATGCTCGTCGACGTCCGGTGCATGGGCGCAGCGCACGTAGACGTTGCGGCCGCTCGGCTCCGGCAGCTCCAGCTCGAACTCGCGCGAGTGGCCGGCAAGCGCCCGCTCGAGCTCGGGAGCGACGGCGCCGGCGACGGCGTCGCCCCACACTTCCCTCAGCGTCGCTCCGTGGAGGCGCTCGGGTTCGAAGCCGAGCCGTGCGGCGTAGCGGCGGCTGACGAAGACGTGGCGATGGTCGTGATCGAGGTAGGCCACGCCGACCGGCGCGTTCTCGAGGATCAGCCTCAGCTGTTCGCGGCTGCTGTGCAGCTCGGCGGCGGCGTACTCGGCTTCGACTCGCAGGCGCTCACGCTGGGTGCTTTCGGCGGCCGCGCGTTCGCGTGCCAGGACCGCATCGGTCTCGTCGCGGAAGCTGGCGGCCACGTACGCTACCTCGCCATGGCCGTCGAGCAGCGGGAACAACGTCGCGACGATCGCGACGCGCCGCCCTTCGGCGATGTCGAGGCCGGCGAGCTCGCGCGGGTCGT encodes the following:
- a CDS encoding cytochrome P450 — its product is MARVETLEAAAVADDSWKSDPWLGAFPPLMARQPDPYAVLARIREYDPVNETPFGVWRLTRYDDVVRMLRETPSGVRFADGSTFGGSAPGLSVPRRFILQQDPPDHTRLRKLMSPAFRPKATERLRARAEAIVDERLDEVLERGSMDVIADLALPVPATVICEMMGVPVADRARFTEWTSAATHLLAALLADPEVVARGVDAAGKLSAYFTDLIEDRRRNLGEDILSDMIRAEEGGDRLSPEELLSQSIGLLIAGFETTIGLIGNGVLALLRNPGELAALESDPSLITGTVEECLRYDGPILLTIRITREESRYGNKTIPANVPVMCLLGAANHDPARFADPDRFDIRRRDNDHLAFGGGMHFCLGAHLARMETRVAIGGLVRRIRGLELVGEPRWGTSLFRVLGSLPVGFAGPR
- a CDS encoding PAS domain-containing protein, producing MKSPDTDELARSLDALGIQAPLLVGLIAHAPAPLAVYARDGRHLFGNFACRNLFGHEPPAAYDLRNDSILDGVGLLPEIEKVFAGQTVTLPIVWYDPRELAGLDIAEGRRVAIVATLFPLLDGHGEVAYVAASFRDETDAVLARERAAAESTQRERLRVEAEYAAAELHSSREQLRLILENAPVGVAYLDHDHRHVFVSRRYAARLGFEPERLHGATLREVWGDAVAGAVAPELERALAGHSREFELELPEPSGRNVYVRCAHAPDVDEHGRVRGVVVVLTDLTEIRRDQIELRENRLHLESSQRIAHVGSWELDLRGWKAGDERDMRCSDECFRIFGLEPGEVHPSMGIFAGLIHPDDRDRVLEAVRGAIEDGVPYSVEYRSRRRDGSEGIVHTRAERAGVAEGLPRLIGTTQDVTEIAQARREIESLNEKLEARVAERTSQLATANRDLEFFIHSVSHDLHTPLRSIAGFTGLLASEHRAALAGEAGEYLRRITDATRRMEALIDDLLELSRVGQAALHVQSVNTGALVREVLDELLATTPEGAVEVVVGNLPHCQADSTLLRQVFVNLIANAVKFSRDRRPARVEVACESDAGVDTWSVHDNGIGFSMQRCEEMFDVFRRLHPDDGYEGSGVGLSIVRRIVELHGGAVWAEAVPDAGATFRFTLGRTQSSRSRMLTGT
- a CDS encoding LLM class flavin-dependent oxidoreductase, whose protein sequence is MGNSTAVALEVWTLGVGLPKVAARQAVAAERAGFDGFAVVDSQNLAGDPYVALALAAHATERIKLATGVTNPLTRHAAVTASAIATVQAESGGRAVLGIGRGDSALAHLGLAPAAVPVFERYLAQLQVYLRGDGLALADAASQIVGAPALETLGLAGAPPDSRLHWLRPTLKKVPVDVAATGPKVIAAAARHAESITFAAGADPARLRWAIDTARAARVAAGLDPATLGLGAYVNVVVHRDAREALRLAEGGLASFARFSVMHGHVRGPVDDKQREVLESVHRAYDMRRHTMTGTPQAAKLTEDFATSFAVLGPGDACIRRLREIAALGIQKLVVIGPSANADAAEASAASARFTTEVLPALR